TATCAGACAGTGCTTTGGCATGACACAGTAGCATACCTACAGAAGCCTAAATCTTATTTTACATCTTCGCACAGCTCCTCAGCAACAAGTCATCGTACAAGATTCCAAAATTCTACAGCACATGAGTGCAACGGGAATGGTGAGTGTTACGTAACTCAGTATGGAGAATCTAAAACTTCACAAACGTATATAGATTATTATGATTGTTGTATTCATTATAGTATAAATAAGAAAGGGAGACAGATTGGAGGGAAGGCACACCAGCATGGAGATGGTTGTTGGACAGTTTATGGATTTTCAGACTGTATGCGTCGCAAAGCTCAGCAAGAAGAAgcatctcactctttctttctctctctctctctctctctctctctctctctcttttttcccctctttgtctCATCCTTTGAACCGCTGAAATCTGTTCATGACCTGTGAAGGTTAACTGTAGCAACTGCTTCTCAGTAGTGTGTCCTTATATGTTCGACGtcccgtttgtttgtttgtttgtttgtttgtttgtttatttgtttggttttgtgctCTCTCCAGAGTGCAGCAGCCACTGCTGCTACCTTGGCCCTGCCCACCGGAGTAGCTCCATACCAACAGCTCATCACCAGTCAGGGTAGGAATGCTACCTTTTCACCTGTATTATCTGAGTGCTTTGATGTTCGCAGTCATTAAAATGACCCTTCCATGGTGTAGCTTGTCACGCCGAGACGCCATTTTGCAGCACAGAGCTTAGGGATTTAAGATTCAGTAATGCTTCGCTCTCATATTTAATTTGTGTAATGCCACTGATATAGACCAGagagagctggggggggggggcgggatgAAGGCTGTTGACATGTAGCGTTGTGCTCTTGGTTCTCCAGGGCAGATCTTGCAGGTGGTGAGAGCTGCCAATGGGACTCAGTACCTCATTCAGCCTCAGCAGCAGGTGGTGCTCCAACAGCAGGTTCTGTCCCAGATGCAGCCCGGCGGCGTGCAAGCTCCAGTTATACAACAGGTAGGGGTCAGCACGCGAGCTGGCCACGCCTCACGTCAAAACTGCATTCTCTCAGCTAGTGTTATTGTAGAATTTTACGCTTGAAGAGGATTCATGTGATACAAAAAACGCCACGAGATTTGAATTGTCGTCCCAGATTAAACCGTTCAGAGTCTTGCAGAAGTCTTTGAGTAGCGGCATCTCCATTCAAACCCAGCGACACGTCAATCAGTTTCACGCTGGATGATATGTGATTCTCTATGCGGTCTATTATGTAGAGTAAAAGCTACAGTTTTACCTGATCATGTTTATTGATGAGCCAGTTTCATTGTAGAGACTCTGTCCTATCCAGAGCGTTATGATGTAACataatttgatattttcatGAGGGATGGGCCTTGATAATGTGGTGATGTGGTTCTGGGGCATAATCATAACATGTTGAAGTTATTCTACCTTTATCATGCACTAGTTCCCTTTCTAGTggtgagtgtgaatgaacattcacacctgattttgtgtatatataggatcctaattttgttttgtgtgttgtgttaaggTACTAGCTCCCATCCAGGGGGGAATGCCCCAGCAGACTGGAGTCATCATCCAACCCCAACAGATCGTTCTCACGGGGAATAAGGTCCAGCAGAATGCACAGGTCTGTcccacacacagctccacagtgCTCAGTTCACTTCACGCCCGTACAACGTTATGACACATCTGTGATTTTAGCTGTAGAAGTTATGACAACTGCGGTCTTCCCCTGTGTCGGCCGGCCAGCTGTTTTCTGTCCAATCCAACAAAAGTGCAGGACGGCGGAATCATCATCCGtcgagaagaagaaaaaattggACTTGGGAGAGGCTGAAACCAAGACATGTTTATGTAAAAGTTAAACTTGTATAGGAGAGTTGATTGGAAATAGCATCACTGACTGATTATGTCTTGACGGAGCTTATTTACTTTGTACATACAGCATTTTCTAATGCTGTTGGCTGAACAGAATACCAAACATTAGCAGTCTAGTCTTTTAGGTAGCTAGGAAACATGACTcatgttttttctgttcatgATAAAGCACCCACTAATGCGCTGGTTTTTCATCCCAGCTGAACGATAAGATTATTCATCCCGAAGGAAATTCTTGCGCCAGAAGTtgatcaaaaaagaaaattacaacaacataagaataaaaatgatatggtaataaataaataaatgtggcACCAGTGCCTAAGAGAATAACAATCAAAGTAAGATCAATTAGTTAAAATAAGtaatattgcaaaaaaaaaaaaattacaacaacttaattataaaaacaacagggtaataaataaatgtaacattagTGCCCATAGAATACTAATAAAAATTTTAGTAGAATAAGATCAGTTTAGTAGAATAAGTAGACTAAAGTAGAGAGTAGAAAGGTAATATTGCGCATGACCTTGAATGTCAAGTGAAAGTCAAAGTAATATAGCACATGATCTAGAAGTCATATTGGGAATGGTATTGAAAAGTAATAAGTAATTATTGCACATGATATTGAAAGTAATTTTGCACATGAAGTAATGTTCCAATAATgttgaaagagagggagaacaacaaaaaagaacgTGCGAAAGCTTCACTACTTTCAAAAACGAGAAAAAACTACGTAGAAAtccagagaaaaaagacaaaaatagatgttaaagagtgaaaaagacacAAGATGCCCGAAGAGCAAACTCTGGCAGGCTGCCGCCTGGGACGGCGCCAGAAGTAATGAGGGTTTTAATCTCTGAAGTGTTTGCATCTCTTTATTTGTATTTCCTTCTTACCATCATTTTCCACGCTTAGGTCTCCAAATGAAAGTGGAGTAGGAATATTTCTGTGAGagtaaaaaaaggagagacagagaaaataccATTAACATGGATGTTATGTTTATCATGTAGAGCCAAGAGTTACATGTACATCTGCAGGACAAAAGGTTTGTCATGTATTTTTGGGTGTAGGTCAAAACAGGGTGCAGGTAATAACTGAAATGTTTAACCCATCCCTAAAGCGTTGCACACTATAAACCTGAGAACGCTCCCAAATGACATGAATGAACAGTTTCGTTTGAGGCGAAGGTGTCTTTCTTTTTAGCAGCTTGCCTTAGACACGTacatttcacaaataatgaatgTGTAAATCCATACTGAATATGTGAGatgatttgttttgctttctttacTGTGCTTTGTGTGAAGGTCATGCAGGCAGCAGCCATGGCTGCGCAGGCGGGACAGGGAGCCGCGCAGGTGCAGCCGCAGCCACAACCTCAAGCGCCACCTCAGCAACAGCAACCTCCAccaccccaacaacaacaacaacaacaacaaccgcaGCAACAAGCAGCCCAGCAGCAGGCAGCCCAGCAACAACCTCCCATGATGCTCCAGGTGGACGGGGCGGGTGACACGTCCTCGgaagaggacgaggaggaggaggacgagtaTGACGAAGACGAAGATGAAGACAAGGACAAAGATGGAGGCGAGGACGGTCAAGTGGAAGAGGTCAGTCGGTCGGGCGGTCTCAGGTCTACTTTCCGCTGTACTTTCTACTGAGGGGTACTTTAAGCCATCTCTTAGGCTGATTAGAGAAGGATTCCCCAGTCTTCTGTCCCTCTGAAACCAGATTTACATTTAACCAAAAGTCTTCTTATTTCACATCATTGATCCTATGTTAATAGCAAAAGGGGGTTATGTCTGTGTTGAACCTCTCTGTGTGAAACTCTGCTTCAGAGAGGCCTGACATGAACCCTAGGTTTAGGACATTGGCCTTGATATATAATCGGAGACCACGTTAAGCCCCAGAGTTTCATTTGCTCTGGGCCTAAGGCTGAGGGTGCTTTTAGCCCCAGGCCAAGCCCAAAATATGCAGCGTGGATATTCCCGAGACTGAAACCggtcctctccctcctccacagGAGCCGCTCAACAGCGGCGATGATGTCAGCGACGAGGAAGATCAGGAGCTGTTTGACACAGAGAATGTGGTAGTGTGCCAGTATGACAAGGTATGTCTCCCAGACACAGGCAGATGGCTTAGGTTCTTTCACCTGCTTCTTCCATGcgtttttcctcatttctcatAGATTTTTCTCTAAGCTTTAAAACTGAGCTGTTTCTGAGTGTGACGTGCTAAGATGAGAGAGTCACTTGTCCTGTTGAAAGTTTTATATGTCAGTGTTTGAAATTTCATGAGCAAACAAGACCTTGTGCATGCgcattataaaaaaaagtgagagagaaagatccgAAAATGCAACTCTAACGGGATTTCTCCCACCCCAGATTCACAGAAGTAAGAACAAGTGGAAGTTCCACCTGAAGGACGGCATCATGAATTTGAACGGGCGAGATTACGTGTTCTCCAAAGCCATCGGGGACGCCGAGtggtaaagcaaaaaaaaaaaaaaaaaagaaaaagagacaggagggatgcccccccccccccccccccatcccctctcTCAAAACTGTCTAATTTTTGAAACGCAAAACACACATGAAGACCTTGGGACTGTCTGCGTTTTGAGGAGATGTACAGTACAGTGGGACTAACAGatgagtggaggggggggggggggggggaggagagagaacggATCAGAGAAACACCCCAATACTGTGAGATGCTAGTACACGCGTGgtatcacaaaacacaaaacaaaacccctgtGCATTCGTAACATGTGTCGCCAGTTTCTATATTTATGCTGTCGCTGGTGAGTAAGAGGGAGGTGGGTAAATGaaattcagcttttttttctttgtcctttttttttttttttttttttttaactggttcACCACTTCTCTCAAGTCCTGAACCTCTTGTGACAGTGGACCATATAGAGAGCAGATGATTGTTAGGGCTTCGGTTGAACAGAACTCAAGGAGGAAGGACGAGGTGAAGCCTGTGTAGTGAGCTAAGTGAGAACAGCTCAGTTGTTGCCAgtgtttttgagtttttgatGGCCTTACTGTATATCTTagcttggtttgtttgttttttgttttttttttttattgtaggtCCTAATTCCTCCACAACGATATTTGTACTGTGTTTGAATGAGGTTTCTATATGTCAGGACTGTGCAAAGATCCTCTGCAAATGactatttttaataaaaattgGAGTCATTTTTCAGTCTAGACAAACACTAATGAAAGGAATTTCAGACAAACGGCTGACGCAAGAACTATGTGAAGATGTGGcgatatatatttttaaatttttttaggGAGTTCGGagtataaaatattttatctcATGAAACTCTCTACAGCCTGCTCTTATTgactgaacattttttgaaaggttaaaaaacaaatgcataaacCAATGAATACATTAGATAAACGGGAAGGATCAGAACTAGCTTACATTttcaagcctgtgtgtgtgtgtgtgtgtgtcagtgcttggAGCTGGCTAAAGATTTGCACTGTCAGTTTGTGGTGGTGTGAGTTGAGTTCAGTGTGTGGTAATCACCATGGCATGTTTCCAATCCCAACGGCTTTattcttgtgtgtgtcttttgtgtgcgcgcgcatgtgtgtgtgtgtgaag
This sequence is a window from Chanos chanos chromosome 4, fChaCha1.1, whole genome shotgun sequence. Protein-coding genes within it:
- the gtf2a1 gene encoding transcription initiation factor IIA subunit 1 isoform X1, producing the protein MASSANSNPVPKLYRSVIEDVISEVRELFLDEGVDEQVLMELRTLWESKLMQSKAVEGFHTEEQQALQAQQQQVQQVQTTPQQAQPQQVLLPPAQQAPQQQVIVQDSKILQHMSATGMSAAATAATLALPTGVAPYQQLITSQGQILQVVRAANGTQYLIQPQQQVVLQQQVLSQMQPGGVQAPVIQQVLAPIQGGMPQQTGVIIQPQQIVLTGNKVQQNAQVMQAAAMAAQAGQGAAQVQPQPQPQAPPQQQQPPPPQQQQQQQQPQQQAAQQQAAQQQPPMMLQVDGAGDTSSEEDEEEEDEYDEDEDEDKDKDGGEDGQVEEEPLNSGDDVSDEEDQELFDTENVVVCQYDKIHRSKNKWKFHLKDGIMNLNGRDYVFSKAIGDAEW
- the gtf2a1 gene encoding transcription initiation factor IIA subunit 1 isoform X2 encodes the protein MASSANSNPVPKLYRSVIEDVISEVRELFLDEGVDEQVLMELRTLWESKLMQSKAVEGFHTEEQQALQAQQQQVQQVQTTPQQAQPQQVLLPPAQQAPQQQVIVQDSKILQHMSATGMSAAATAATLALPTGVAPYQQLITSQGQILQVVRAANGTQYLIQPQQQVVLQQQVLSQMQPGGVQAPVIQQVLAPIQGGMPQQTGVIIQPQQIVLTGNKVQQNAQVCPTHSSTQQQPPPPQQQQQQQQPQQQAAQQQAAQQQPPMMLQVDGAGDTSSEEDEEEEDEYDEDEDEDKDKDGGEDGQVEEEPLNSGDDVSDEEDQELFDTENVVVCQYDKIHRSKNKWKFHLKDGIMNLNGRDYVFSKAIGDAEW